CGCCGCAGCGCGGCCCCTCGCGGACCGGTGAACACCAGCGAGTCCGGGCTCTGCCCGACGTAGGCCTCCAGGTGCCTCAGCACTTCCGCTCGGATCGCCTCCGGAACCGTCACGGTGCGAGCGCCCGCGCGGGACTTCGGAGGGCCGACCGTGAGCCCCTCGCCCCGCACCTCCGTGTGCGTCACCGACACCCGCACCCAACTGGCGTCCTCCGCGATGTCCTTGCGACGCAGCGCCGAGACCTCGCCCCACCGCAGCGTGCAGAACGCCGCCAGCAGCACCAGCGCCCGGAACCGGTCGTACGACATCCGGTTCGCCAGGTCGAAGACCTGCGCCACGGTGAGCACCGGCCTTTCGGCGGCGTTCTCCTGATCGGCGCCCCGAATGCGGCAGGGATTGCGCGAGAGGATCCGGTCCTCCTCGACCGCCGTGTTCAGCACCGACCGCAGCAGCCGGTACGACTTGGCGACCATCGTTGCCGAAACTCCGTCCGAGAGCCGATCGGCCCGCCAGCTCCTGACCATCGCGGTTGAGAGCTTGCCCAGTTCGACGCCGCCCAGGTGCGGCGCCAGGTGCCGACGAAGCAACCACCGGTACAGCTCGCGGGTGCGCGGACGCAGATCAGCGCGTTCCTCGATCCACCGCGTCGCGTAGTCGTCCAGCGTGACCTTGGTCCGCTCCGGGCTCGTCCAGTCGCCGGAGAGCATCGTCGCTTCGGTGCGGGTCAACCACTGTTCGGCCTCGCGCTTGGTGCTGAACGTGTGCGGGGCACTGCGCATCCGGCCGTCCGGGCCACGGTAACGAGCCTGCCACCGTCCCGATGGACGTTTGCGCACGTTGCCGAAGCCGCGCTTTCCACTCCTGTTCGCCATCACGCTGCCCTCGCCACGGCACGCGCCACGGATTCGCCGCTGATCGGCTCAACCCGTCCTCGTCGCACGAATTCGTCCAAATCGGACTTCGCGAACCGGACGTGACGACCGACCTTGTGGAACGGCACGCGCCGTTCGGAGACCAGCCGTCGCACGAACCGTTCGGAGGTGTTGAGGTGTTCGGCCGCTTCGGCGACGCTCAGGTAACCATCCATCCGACTGCTTCCTCTTCCGACGATCACGCGGCCACCTCCATTGCCGAAGTTTCGTCACCGGGTGGTTCGAGATCGCCGTTGGCTGCGGCTTTGGCCTGCTCGTACTCGGCACGCCATCGCATCCGTTCGGACACCGCGTGCAGCAGCAGCGCGTCACGCGGCGGCATGTTGGAATCACCGGGTCGCAGGCTCTGCCACTGGTACCGGTCCGGCTCGTCGTCATCGGTGGTCTTGCGGATACCGAGGTGGGAGAGCATGGCGTGGACGAATTCGCGCCGGTCGTGCCGGTGGTCGGCCAGCGATTTGCCGGACCACTTCCGGGAGACCAGCACGCGCCGCCCGGCGATGCCCAGCGTGCTGGGCTTGTGCGCCTTGCCCTTGCAGTGGCCCGGTGTGGCCGAGGAGCGCACGCCCTGCGGTTGGATGCCGTAGAGCAGCCACACCGCGCACCGAGGTGAGCACGGCGTGACTTCCAGCTCGGCCAACAGCCGGTCGGCGTGGTCCCACTCGGCCGCGCTGTCCGGTTCGTGGCACTCGTCGACGGACTTGGTCAGGTACTTGGTCAGATAGCCGATCGCCTTGTCCGCCCGGTTCGACCCGGCCAGCACTCCTTGAACGTCGAGCTGCGGCCCGGCCTGCACCAGGTGCGCCGGTTCCTGCTCATCGTTCTCGTCGAGTTCGTCGAGCGCCTCGTCCCAAGTGGGCAGTGGCTCGCGGGTGTTCGGATCGACGAAGGCGTCCGCGTCGATGCTCCACACCGGCACCGATTCCCCGGAGTAGAGCAGCTCGTCGTGCGGTGGCCACCACACCTGGTGATAGGTAGCCGCGACCACTTGGCGCAGCGTCTCGCGGGGAATCGCACCGCGGATAGCCGCGTGCATGTGGGGTGCCCCGCGCTTCTGCGGCTCGACCGTGGCGAAGTACTGCACGTCCCAGCCGACGCAGCGCCGCAGGTTCTGCCAGAACCGGTCGACGAGCTTGGGGAAGTGAACGGCGTCCCGCGCCGCACGCCTGTAGTCGTAGTTCTCGGGATCGAGCGGGATGCCGAGACGAGGGTCGTCCTTGTGGTGCATCTCGCCGCACCCGCAGGTAACCACGCGGCCGTCGCGGACCTTGCGCGAGTGCACCGGCCCGTACGAATCCAGGGTGAGCGTGAGAAACATCGACGGGCGGTAGCGTCCCGCGTACACCGCACCCACCGTGTGTTCGCTGACCTTGTGCCGGGGCAGGTTCGGCATGTCCTGCCGCCTGCGCGTGGAGCGTTTCCGAGCGGGTTTGTTCTCCGGTGGTTCCAGCGGCGGCAGGCTGCCACGCATCCCCAGTTCGCGAAGCTCGCGGTCGATCTCGGCGACCTGTTCGGCGATCTCGTCGAGTACGTCCGGACGTCCCGTGCCGCGTGTCTCCTGGTAAACCGCGTGCAGCTCCGCCCGCTCGGACAGCAGCTCTTGCATCCGCTCCGAGGGCGGATCGGGCGTGAAGTCCGGCTCCTCGTCGAGGTGCCAGCCCTCGCGGCACTGGGCCATGCGCAGCTTCTTGGCCTTCTCGGCACACGGCGGGCACACCGTCGAACGAGTCGCGCCGCAGGCCACGGGAACCACGTCGACCTTGCCGGTCCGCTTGTCCAGACGTTCCCGCGCGATCGGCTTGATGCACACCCCGTGCTGCTCCGCCGTGGCCTTGGCGACGTCGACCGCCTTCGGTCGCCGCATCCGCTCCGCCCGCGACTCGTGACCGCTCTGCGGCTCACCGTTCTCGGTGGTCGGCTGGTTCTGGTCGGTACTCATCAGTGGATCACCCCCGATTCGGCGACGGCCCAGCTGCGCAGCACGGAAAGTGACAACGAGACGCGCTCCTCCGCGTCGAGCGGCCCTTGGTGCCGCGCCGTCAGCCAGGCCGGGGGACGCGTGTACAGCCGCACCGGAATTCCCGCTCCGGTCAGCCCGGCCACGCTCAGGTGCGCCTTACGGTCGACCACCGGAACGAGTTCGACCACCGGACCGGTCAACGACTCCGCCCACCGGAGAAGCTCAGTAGTCAACGCGACGGGTTCAGCGTGGTGCGGTTGCATTTCCAGGACCGCGAACGAGCGATTCCACGTCAGCGAAGCGGGCTCGGGCAGCTCGTGACAGTCCACGTGTTCCAACAGGGCGGCCAGTCGTGCCGCCAGGCTCGGGTTCTCGGTCGTGTCCAGGACGCGCAGGGTCACCACGACAACCTCCGGGGTCAGTTGAGTTCGGGAAGAGGGAAGATCAAGCGGCTCTGAGGCGCCGCTTCGACGGCTCGGACGAGGAGTCCGGCAGCGGCCCGGTCAGCGGACCGTTCGGGGCGCAGAACTCGGTCAGGGCACCCACGCCGTCATCGGGAACCCATCCGGCCCGCACCCGCAGCGGACGCTTACGTCCCTCCCCGAGCACGTAGCCGGTGCCTTCCGCGCCGTCCTCGGGGACGCGGTCCGACAGCGCGCCTCGTTCCGCCGCGCCGTCACCGAGCACCATCTCCGTCTGCGACTCGGTCTGGGTACGCAGGCACACCCGCGTGGGGAACAGGTCCCGCATCGGCACGGTTTCCTTGGTCGGGTCCTGGACGAAGCCAAGGACCGAGAACGCCAAGCCACGTCCCTGGGTGAGCGCGTGCCCCAACAGCTGGGTGATCCTCTGTTGGCTCTGCTTGTCGCCGAGGTACTTCGTCAGCGCGCCCAGCTCGTCGACCAGCAGAAGCTCCAACGGCTCATCAGTGGTGGGCTCGACCTTGCGCGTGCTGCCGCGCACCCGCTGCTGACGGGCGTGCATGTCGGCGCTGTACTCCTCGACCAACGAGACCGCTTCGGCAGGAGTGGTCGCGTAGCGATGCAGCAGATCGCGACCGAACTCCATTTCCAGCACCTTGGGATCGATGCCGCGTACCCGCACCAAGCCGTCGCGGATCGCGGGAGCCAGGCCGCGCAGCAGCGACCACATCAGCGAGCCCTTGCCCGCGCCGGTGACGCCCGCAGTCAGCGTGTGCGAGCCCAGCACCGGCAGCAGCCAGGGCGAGCCGTACTCGGTCGATCCCACCGGCACGGCCGACAGATCCACCGCGTCACCGGGGACGTCCGCCAGGACGGGGGCGGGAACCGTGTCGGCCAGCGGATCGCGTCGTTCGAAGTCCAGCGCCACGAATCCCGGATCCAGTTCCCGGACCACGCACCGCCGGGATCGTCTGGCAGCGGCCAGTGCTTCGGTTTGCCCGTCGAAGTCCTCGACCGTCTGCCCGACCGCGAGCTTGACCACTACCTCGTCCCACGCCGGTCCCGAGCGCACCCGGTAGATCTCCGGGGAATCCAACGTCACCAAGGAGGCGGCACCGGCTCCCGTGCGCGAGCCCTCGTAGGCGACCTGAGCCTCATCCGGCTGGCGGACGCTCAACGCCAGGTTGCGCACCCACGTCGACCAACGCCACTGGTAGTAACCCCACCGCAGCCACCACGACCGCACGAACCGGCCACAGTAGACGTCGAACGACTCCGGTGCCCGGATCTGCCACACGATCGCCGTGCTCACCAGAACCACGGCCAACCCGCACAGCAGCAGCACGCCCAGCCGGAATCCCCACAACGACAACCACGCCACCAGCAGCACGAGACCGGCCGTGCTGCGCCAGAACCGACCGGCGAGACCGAGCAGCCGAGCCATCATCCTCAACAGCCAGAACACGCCCTTGCCCAGCGTGACCAGCACCGAGACCGCCTGACCGAGCGCGCTCAACGCCCGGCCGACCGCCCGCAGGAACCGAACCAGCAGGACGCCCGCCAGAACCGCGAGCAGACCGATCACGATCGCGGGTAACCACTCGACCACGCTGGACGCGGCCTGTTGCGCTTGCATATCCTGAATACCTCCGAGACAGGGAGCCCCACGGGCCAGGAACCACGCGGTCGTCGGGAGATCGTTTGGCCGCGAAGCCCGACAGGTACACGCGCGG
This portion of the Actinopolyspora lacussalsi genome encodes:
- a CDS encoding hypothetical protein (product_source=Hypo-rule applied), whose protein sequence is MTLRVLDTTENPSLAARLAALLEHVDCHELPEPASLTWNRSFAVLEMQPHHAEPVALTTELLRWAESLTGPVVELVPVVDRKAHLSVAGLTGAGIPVRLYTRPPAWLTARHQGPLDAEERVSLSLSVLRSWAVAESGVIH
- a CDS encoding S-DNA-T family DNA segregation ATPase FtsK/SpoIIIE (product_source=KO:K03466; cath_funfam=3.40.50.300; ko=KO:K03466; superfamily=52540; transmembrane_helix_parts=Outside_1_14,TMhelix_15_34,Inside_35_40,TMhelix_41_63,Outside_64_72,TMhelix_73_92,Inside_93_96,TMhelix_97_119,Outside_120_537), which translates into the protein MQAQQAASSVVEWLPAIVIGLLAVLAGVLLVRFLRAVGRALSALGQAVSVLVTLGKGVFWLLRMMARLLGLAGRFWRSTAGLVLLVAWLSLWGFRLGVLLLCGLAVVLVSTAIVWQIRAPESFDVYCGRFVRSWWLRWGYYQWRWSTWVRNLALSVRQPDEAQVAYEGSRTGAGAASLVTLDSPEIYRVRSGPAWDEVVVKLAVGQTVEDFDGQTEALAAARRSRRCVVRELDPGFVALDFERRDPLADTVPAPVLADVPGDAVDLSAVPVGSTEYGSPWLLPVLGSHTLTAGVTGAGKGSLMWSLLRGLAPAIRDGLVRVRGIDPKVLEMEFGRDLLHRYATTPAEAVSLVEEYSADMHARQQRVRGSTRKVEPTTDEPLELLLVDELGALTKYLGDKQSQQRITQLLGHALTQGRGLAFSVLGFVQDPTKETVPMRDLFPTRVCLRTQTESQTEMVLGDGAAERGALSDRVPEDGAEGTGYVLGEGRKRPLRVRAGWVPDDGVGALTEFCAPNGPLTGPLPDSSSEPSKRRLRAA
- a CDS encoding hypothetical protein (product_source=Hypo-rule applied; superfamily=82708), which encodes MSTDQNQPTTENGEPQSGHESRAERMRRPKAVDVAKATAEQHGVCIKPIARERLDKRTGKVDVVPVACGATRSTVCPPCAEKAKKLRMAQCREGWHLDEEPDFTPDPPSERMQELLSERAELHAVYQETRGTGRPDVLDEIAEQVAEIDRELRELGMRGSLPPLEPPENKPARKRSTRRRQDMPNLPRHKVSEHTVGAVYAGRYRPSMFLTLTLDSYGPVHSRKVRDGRVVTCGCGEMHHKDDPRLGIPLDPENYDYRRAARDAVHFPKLVDRFWQNLRRCVGWDVQYFATVEPQKRGAPHMHAAIRGAIPRETLRQVVAATYHQVWWPPHDELLYSGESVPVWSIDADAFVDPNTREPLPTWDEALDELDENDEQEPAHLVQAGPQLDVQGVLAGSNRADKAIGYLTKYLTKSVDECHEPDSAAEWDHADRLLAELEVTPCSPRCAVWLLYGIQPQGVRSSATPGHCKGKAHKPSTLGIAGRRVLVSRKWSGKSLADHRHDRREFVHAMLSHLGIRKTTDDDEPDRYQWQSLRPGDSNMPPRDALLLHAVSERMRWRAEYEQAKAAANGDLEPPGDETSAMEVAA
- a CDS encoding integrase (product_source=COG0582; cath_funfam=1.10.443.10,3.30.730.10; cog=COG0582; pfam=PF00589,PF14659; superfamily=54171,56349) — translated: MANRSGKRGFGNVRKRPSGRWQARYRGPDGRMRSAPHTFSTKREAEQWLTRTEATMLSGDWTSPERTKVTLDDYATRWIEERADLRPRTRELYRWLLRRHLAPHLGGVELGKLSTAMVRSWRADRLSDGVSATMVAKSYRLLRSVLNTAVEEDRILSRNPCRIRGADQENAAERPVLTVAQVFDLANRMSYDRFRALVLLAAFCTLRWGEVSALRRKDIAEDASWVRVSVTHTEVRGEGLTVGPPKSRAGARTVTVPEAIRAEVLRHLEAYVGQSPDSLVFTGPRGAALRRGNFNQLVNWRATVDKLGVPGLHFHDLRHTGNHFAARSGASTKELMARMGHDDMRAALIYQRATSEADRQIADRVSGMVERYRYTGSSSYDSCGEDCSDGYFDDSYYSE
- a CDS encoding excisionase family DNA binding protein (product_source=TIGR01764; pfam=PF12728; superfamily=46955; tigrfam=TIGR01764) → MDGYLSVAEAAEHLNTSERFVRRLVSERRVPFHKVGRHVRFAKSDLDEFVRRGRVEPISGESVARAVARAA